In a genomic window of Penaeus chinensis breed Huanghai No. 1 chromosome 30, ASM1920278v2, whole genome shotgun sequence:
- the LOC125041404 gene encoding uncharacterized protein LOC125041404 isoform X2: MWPKMIILLQMLLASGVTEAAITIEAITQEAASSSNCTFNGTTYSTEESLVGSCLNLICVGGTWYPTGFSSITCSMCSLRNDPHFTGFSGFYYDFHGILEYYIAMNIDTYGVTADFYPCNSFASCLDIITYKDNADTVIQFYKEDGNTIFVNSVPFPVTNAVRNVVSAGSVVHPVLAWKQDGCIRIVGTRGIAVSFCIHDMYVWAENGILGDLDGLCFGGRKFGAAKSKHSFQRLAVSQGEINEWGESLLVSGNNTRPFESTAVPGGITRPFESTTVPVLSNEVNGTCDSETEQMLRDQCQDLFNTVSPTDDLLNVTVDFCVVDLCLMTLSNATQDEIDDWKMQMVVMLENTVQVINHTIQIQTTTPAATVHPTTEAPTRSKAPTITTVHPMTGPHYCTFDGKIYANGETIENSCLILVCAAGNWQPTGRINNTCSMCSIRNDPHFIDFFAWAFDFHGTDNYAIAKNADSSGVTADFYGCYPLISCLDIITYKDDAATVITFNRNGGNTIHVNGSPFIVTNAVQNVESAGSVVHPVLAWKHNSNCIRIVGTRGIALAFCGWEMYVWAQTAILGGLEGLCLAGPTFDPANPPSGFTILRVPQEEINEWGESLEILGNHAVRHASSSIIKSYCDSAYEEELLHLCLDLLHGASYNGHPASYALLQVTAQFCKVDLCIMTLTNATQEAIDEWKVVMVDMLENTVEVIVSALPPGLPPDHEEEQESEGSNGIKIRVVQEVNL; the protein is encoded by the exons ATGTGGCCAAAGATGATCATTCTCCTGCAAATGCTGCTTGCTTCGGGTGTGACAG aagcaGCTATAACGATCGAAG CAATAACACAAGAAGCTGCGTCTTCATCAA ACTGTACATTCAATGGGACGACCTATTCGACGGAAGAATCGCTCGTGGGCAGTTGCTTGAACCTAATATGTGTGGGAGGCACTTGGTACCCAACAGGCTTTTCAAGCATCACGT GTTCAATGTGTTCGCTCAGAAACGACCCACATTTCACAGGATTCTCTGGCTTTTACTACGATTTCCACGGCATCTTAGAATACTACATcgctatgaatatagatacatacggaGTGACTGCCGACTTTTATCCGTGCAATAGTTTTGCTTCTTGTCTGGACATCATTACTTACAAAGACAATGCAGATACAGTCATTCAATTCTACAAAGAAGATGGGAATACG ATCTTCGTAAATAGTGTCCCTTTCCCTGTTACCAATGCTGTCCGAAATGTGGTATCCGCCGGCAGTGTCGTCCACCCGGTCCTTGCATGGAAACAAGATGGCTGCATTCGCATTGTAGGAACTCGAGGTATTGCG GTGAGCTTCTGCATACATGACATGTACGTCTGGGCTGAAAACGGCATCCTCGGAGACCTGGATGGCCTGTGCTTCGGCGGCCGTAAATTCGGCGCTGCCAAGTCCAAACACAGCTTCCAAAGACTAGCTGTCTCACAGGGGGAAATCAACGAGTGGGGCGAATCGCTACTAGTTTCG GGCAACAATACCCGGCCGTTTGAATCCACCGCTGTTCCG GGCGGCATTACCCGACCGTTTGAATCCACCACTGTCCCG GTACTTTCCAATGAAGTGAATGGCACTTGTGATAGCGAGACCGAACAAATGCTCCGTGATCAGTGCCAGGACCTATTCAACACTGTGTCTCCCACGGATGACTTGCTTAACGTTACTGTAG ATTTCTGCGTGGTCGACTTATGCCTCATGACGCTGAGCAACGCCACCCAGGACGAGATTGATGACTGGAAAATGCAAATGGTCGTCATGCTGGAGAACACAGTGCAAGTCATCAACCACACTATCC AAATTCAAACTACAACAC cagcAGCTACAGTTCATccaa caACTGAAGCTCCAACAA GATCTAAAGCTCCAACAA TAACTACAGTTCATCCAA TGACTGGACCACACT ACTGTACATTCGACGGGAAGATCTACGCAAACGGAGAAACAATTGAAAACAGTTGCTTGATCCTGGTATGTGCGGCAGGTAACTGGCAGCCGACAGGGCGTATAAATAACACAT GTTCAATGTGTTCAATCAGAAATGACCCTCACTTCATCGATTTCTTCGCCTGGGCCTTCGACTTCCATGGCACAGATAACTACGCAATCGCAAAGAACGCAGATTCCAGTGGAGTGACAGCTGACTTTTATGGGTGCTATCCCTTGATTTCCTGTCTGGACATCATTACGTATAAAGATGATGCAGCCACAGTCATCACTTTCAACAGAAACGGCGGGAACACG ATCCACGTGAATGGTAGCCCTTTCATCGTTACCAATGCTGTCCAAAACGTGGAATCCGCCGGCAGTGTCGTCCACCCGGTCCTTGCATGGAAACATAATAGCAATTGCATTCGCATAGTAGGAACTCGGGGTATTGCG CTGGCCTTCTGCGGATGGGAAATGTACGTCTGGGCTCAAACCGCCATCCTCGGAGGCCTGGAAGGTCTGTGTCTAGCTGGCCCTACTTTCGACCCGGCCAATCCTCCGAGTGGCTTCACTATCCTTCGTGTCCCTCAGGAGGAAATTAACGAGTGGGGTGAATCGCTCGAAATTTTA GGAAATCACGCCGTGAGACATGCCAGTAGTAGCATTATAAAA AGCTATTGTGATAGCGCCTACGAGGAAGAGCTCCTGCATCTGTGCCTGGACCTTCTCCACGGGGCGTCTTACAACGGACATCCTGCAAGTTATGCTTTGCTGCAGGTTACTGCCC AGTTCTGCAAGGTCGACCTGTGCATCATGACGCTGACGAACGCGACTCAGGAGGCGATTGACGAATGGAAAGTCGTCATGGTCGACATGTTGGAGAACACAGTCGAAGTCATCGTCAGCGCCCTCC CCCCCGGCCTTCCACCAG ATCatgaggaggaacaagagagtgAGGGCT CCAACGGCATCAAGATCCGTGTGGTTCAGGAAGTCAACCTGTAG
- the LOC125041404 gene encoding uncharacterized protein LOC125041404 isoform X20 yields MWPKMIILLQMLLASGVTEAAITIEAITQEAASSSNCTFNGTTYSTEESLVGSCLNLICVGGTWYPTGFSSITCSMCSLRNDPHFTGFSGFYYDFHGILEYYIAMNIDTYGVTADFYPCNSFASCLDIITYKDNADTVIQFYKEDGNTIFVNSVPFPVTNAVRNVVSAGSVVHPVLAWKQDGCIRIVGTRGIAVSFCIHDMYVWAENGILGDLDGLCFGGRKFGAAKSKHSFQRLAVSQGEINEWGESLLVSGNNTRPFESTAVPGGITRPFESTTVPVLSNEVNGTCDSETEQMLRDQCQDLFNTVSPTDDLLNVTVDFCVVDLCLMTLSNATQDEIDDWKMQMVVMLENTVQVINHTIQIQTTTPAATVHPTTEAPTRSKAPTITTVHPTTEAPTRSKAPTITTVHPMTGPHYCTFDGKIYANGETIENSCLILVCAAGNWQPTGRINNTCSMCSIRNDPHFIDFFAWAFDFHGTDNYAIAKNADSSGVTADFYGCYPLISCLDIITYKDDAATVITFNRNGGNTIHVNGSPFIVTNAVQNVESAGSVVHPVLAWKHNSNCIRIVGTRGIALAFCGWEMYVWAQTAILGGLEGLCLAGPTFDPANPPSGFTILRVPQEEINEWGESLEILGNHAVRHASSSIIKSYCDSAYEEELLHLCLDLLHGASYNGHPASYALLQVTAQFCKVDLCIMTLTNATQEAIDEWKVVMVDMLENTVEVIVSALPPGLPPDHEEEQESEGSNGIKIRVVQEVNL; encoded by the exons ATGTGGCCAAAGATGATCATTCTCCTGCAAATGCTGCTTGCTTCGGGTGTGACAG aagcaGCTATAACGATCGAAG CAATAACACAAGAAGCTGCGTCTTCATCAA ACTGTACATTCAATGGGACGACCTATTCGACGGAAGAATCGCTCGTGGGCAGTTGCTTGAACCTAATATGTGTGGGAGGCACTTGGTACCCAACAGGCTTTTCAAGCATCACGT GTTCAATGTGTTCGCTCAGAAACGACCCACATTTCACAGGATTCTCTGGCTTTTACTACGATTTCCACGGCATCTTAGAATACTACATcgctatgaatatagatacatacggaGTGACTGCCGACTTTTATCCGTGCAATAGTTTTGCTTCTTGTCTGGACATCATTACTTACAAAGACAATGCAGATACAGTCATTCAATTCTACAAAGAAGATGGGAATACG ATCTTCGTAAATAGTGTCCCTTTCCCTGTTACCAATGCTGTCCGAAATGTGGTATCCGCCGGCAGTGTCGTCCACCCGGTCCTTGCATGGAAACAAGATGGCTGCATTCGCATTGTAGGAACTCGAGGTATTGCG GTGAGCTTCTGCATACATGACATGTACGTCTGGGCTGAAAACGGCATCCTCGGAGACCTGGATGGCCTGTGCTTCGGCGGCCGTAAATTCGGCGCTGCCAAGTCCAAACACAGCTTCCAAAGACTAGCTGTCTCACAGGGGGAAATCAACGAGTGGGGCGAATCGCTACTAGTTTCG GGCAACAATACCCGGCCGTTTGAATCCACCGCTGTTCCG GGCGGCATTACCCGACCGTTTGAATCCACCACTGTCCCG GTACTTTCCAATGAAGTGAATGGCACTTGTGATAGCGAGACCGAACAAATGCTCCGTGATCAGTGCCAGGACCTATTCAACACTGTGTCTCCCACGGATGACTTGCTTAACGTTACTGTAG ATTTCTGCGTGGTCGACTTATGCCTCATGACGCTGAGCAACGCCACCCAGGACGAGATTGATGACTGGAAAATGCAAATGGTCGTCATGCTGGAGAACACAGTGCAAGTCATCAACCACACTATCC AAATTCAAACTACAACAC cagcAGCTACAGTTCATccaa caACTGAAGCTCCAACAA GATCTAAAGCTCCAACAA TAACTACAGTTCATCCAA caACTGAAGCTCCAACAA GATCTAAAGCTCCAACAA TAACTACAGTTCATCCAA TGACTGGACCACACT ACTGTACATTCGACGGGAAGATCTACGCAAACGGAGAAACAATTGAAAACAGTTGCTTGATCCTGGTATGTGCGGCAGGTAACTGGCAGCCGACAGGGCGTATAAATAACACAT GTTCAATGTGTTCAATCAGAAATGACCCTCACTTCATCGATTTCTTCGCCTGGGCCTTCGACTTCCATGGCACAGATAACTACGCAATCGCAAAGAACGCAGATTCCAGTGGAGTGACAGCTGACTTTTATGGGTGCTATCCCTTGATTTCCTGTCTGGACATCATTACGTATAAAGATGATGCAGCCACAGTCATCACTTTCAACAGAAACGGCGGGAACACG ATCCACGTGAATGGTAGCCCTTTCATCGTTACCAATGCTGTCCAAAACGTGGAATCCGCCGGCAGTGTCGTCCACCCGGTCCTTGCATGGAAACATAATAGCAATTGCATTCGCATAGTAGGAACTCGGGGTATTGCG CTGGCCTTCTGCGGATGGGAAATGTACGTCTGGGCTCAAACCGCCATCCTCGGAGGCCTGGAAGGTCTGTGTCTAGCTGGCCCTACTTTCGACCCGGCCAATCCTCCGAGTGGCTTCACTATCCTTCGTGTCCCTCAGGAGGAAATTAACGAGTGGGGTGAATCGCTCGAAATTTTA GGAAATCACGCCGTGAGACATGCCAGTAGTAGCATTATAAAA AGCTATTGTGATAGCGCCTACGAGGAAGAGCTCCTGCATCTGTGCCTGGACCTTCTCCACGGGGCGTCTTACAACGGACATCCTGCAAGTTATGCTTTGCTGCAGGTTACTGCCC AGTTCTGCAAGGTCGACCTGTGCATCATGACGCTGACGAACGCGACTCAGGAGGCGATTGACGAATGGAAAGTCGTCATGGTCGACATGTTGGAGAACACAGTCGAAGTCATCGTCAGCGCCCTCC CCCCCGGCCTTCCACCAG ATCatgaggaggaacaagagagtgAGGGCT CCAACGGCATCAAGATCCGTGTGGTTCAGGAAGTCAACCTGTAG